In Zingiber officinale cultivar Zhangliang chromosome 3A, Zo_v1.1, whole genome shotgun sequence, the DNA window GGGAACTCCAAGCGGCAGGGCCAGCTTCGGGCATCCTTTCGATCACCTCTAAAGCACCTTCAAGGTCTCCCGCTCTTCCCAACATGTCCACAACACACGAGTAGTGCTCCACAGTAGCACGAAGAGAAGGATCCGAGGTCATACTCTTAAAAATAGAGAGCCCTTCTTCGACTAAACCTCCATGGCTACACGCCGACAACACGGCAAGGATAGTCACTTCATTGGGCTTCACATTTTGTGATACCATCTCACTGAAAACCACAAGTGAAGCTCGTGGGCATCCATTCATTCCAAATGCCCCTATCATCGCATTCCAAGTTGTAACATTCTTCTCTACGGTGCTCTCAAACACTTTTCTTGCCGAACTTACATCACCACACTTAGCATACATGTCGAGAATTGCAGTACCAATAGATAGGTCACTCGCAAACTGGTTCCTTAAAACGATACCATGAGCAGACTTTGACAATTTGAGCTCCGCAGCAACAGCACATGCCTCCAGAACACTCAGCATTGCAACTGGATTCAGTTGCTCCCCTGCCAGCCACATTTGTATGAAGTTCGCGATCGCGTTATCTGGCTGGCCATTGCGCGCAGAGCCTGCAATGATAATACTCCATGAGATTACATTTCTGCTCTCCATTCGGTTAAATAATTTTGCAGCGAGTTCTACACTGTTGCATTTCACATAAGCATCCATCAAATTGTTCAGCACAATGGTACTCGAGGCGAATTCCTTCTTGATGATCATGGAATGGATGCACTTGCACCAAATTACCTGATTAAGTTTCTTACATGATTGCATCAAGTTCACTAGCGCAACCTCGTCAATCAGAACTCCACTTTTCTTCATTGAATTGAACAATGCCACTGCCTCTTGATGCCTTTCATTGCGGAGTAAACCAGATACCATAGTGTTCCATGACACACTGTTCCGATCGCTCATCATATCAAATATATTGCGTGCAGAATCCACATCATTGCACTTCGAGTACATGTCAATCAAAGAATTTTGAACAAACAAGTCGTGTTCGATACCTTTGCGAATCAAGTGACAATGGAATGAGCTACCCTGGTGGACATCCTCCGCAAAGCTGCAAGCTTGAAGAACAGAAGCAGCGGTTAGCTCATCCATGTCACATTCGCTAGACATATCACGAAACAACTGCAATGCCAGGACAGCTTGTCCATTTTGTACATATCCACCGATCAGGGAGCTCCAAGATATCACATCCTTCTCCGTGATCTCATCGAAAACTCTCCGTGCAGAATCAATATCTCCCACCTTTGCATACATGGAAATCATGGAATTTTGAACAGAAACATCAGCCAAAAATCCATTCTTTAGAACAAGATCATGCAATTTTAAACCTTCATCCACATCATTCAGCTTCCATGAAGCTTGAATTGCAAGCACCAATGTGGCCACATTTGGCTCAAACCCCAGGGTTCGGGCTTGCCGGAAGAATCCCATCCCGGCTTCGGAGTCTCGGCAACTCGATAAACCATGGATTATGACGTTCCAAGATATCGAATCTCTCTGAGGCATTTCGCCGAACAGGTTCAGTGCGCAGTAGGTGGCTCCGCGCTTGATGTACAGGCTCATGATGGTGTTGCAGGTGGAGCTGTAGGAAGCGAAGCCCATCTTGATGACATCGGCGTGGATCGATTCTCCATGGTCGAAGAGCTTGAGATTGGCGCAGGCTTTGAGGACGGGAGGAAACGTGGCGGATGTCGCCGGCAGAGATGAGTTCTTTAGTTGGCGGTAGAGAAAAAGGTGATCTTGCCATCGGATTAACGACGTGCAACCGATTTCGGAGCGATCCCGGAGGATAGATTTTGCGGAGGAAATTAGGGTTCCGGCAACGGGAGCGCGCATTCAACGACGGAGAGAAAGTGACGGCGTTCGGAACACAAACAGAAGGCATGATTTTATATTTAGGAAAATTTCACTTCGCTGCCTAACATTCACGTTATTTCAAGAAATGCCTCCAGGTATTTAAAATCTTGCCAAAAATTGATCAAAAATCAAAATGGCGCCCAATGTTAATGGAATCATCGAAGTAAcgtttctttttattattttttttttatcaaagaacGTATCATTCCATCAACCCCTATAAAATTATACGACCATTATCAAGAATAATTTATCATCTTCTATCACATATATTAAATCAACTACTAAATTAtaactataatatatttataacaaCTACGATTTCATATAACAACtacataaatattattaaatatgacAAATTTAAATTATAGCAGCTATGATTTATAGTTATTATAACAT includes these proteins:
- the LOC122052692 gene encoding pentatricopeptide repeat-containing protein At2g17210-like, with product MRAPVAGTLISSAKSILRDRSEIGCTSLIRWQDHLFLYRQLKNSSLPATSATFPPVLKACANLKLFDHGESIHADVIKMGFASYSSTCNTIMSLYIKRGATYCALNLFGEMPQRDSISWNVIIHGLSSCRDSEAGMGFFRQARTLGFEPNVATLVLAIQASWKLNDVDEGLKLHDLVLKNGFLADVSVQNSMISMYAKVGDIDSARRVFDEITEKDVISWSSLIGGYVQNGQAVLALQLFRDMSSECDMDELTAASVLQACSFAEDVHQGSSFHCHLIRKGIEHDLFVQNSLIDMYSKCNDVDSARNIFDMMSDRNSVSWNTMVSGLLRNERHQEAVALFNSMKKSGVLIDEVALVNLMQSCKKLNQVIWCKCIHSMIIKKEFASSTIVLNNLMDAYVKCNSVELAAKLFNRMESRNVISWSIIIAGSARNGQPDNAIANFIQMWLAGEQLNPVAMLSVLEACAVAAELKLSKSAHGIVLRNQFASDLSIGTAILDMYAKCGDVSSARKVFESTVEKNVTTWNAMIGAFGMNGCPRASLVVFSEMVSQNVKPNEVTILAVLSACSHGGLVEEGLSIFKSMTSDPSLRATVEHYSCVVDMLGRAGDLEGALEVIERMPEAGPAAWSSLLSACRSRGNCKVGQNAAARILELEPSNPAGYLLTSSMYAKDGSVDEMARTRLLLRKKGVKVIGGYSLVRTDGKAHKFVSWDGSHPQSKEVYSMIEFLHNCMRLSDKNDFL